In Chloracidobacterium sp., the following proteins share a genomic window:
- a CDS encoding dienelactone hydrolase family protein, which produces MHIDIVNSNPDAPALDRREFFVTSILGAGLYAAAVSPIQAQTRITTDDKGLIVGEVKIPVADGEIPAYRAMPDKKGKKFPVVLVIHEIFGVHEWIQDICRRFAKLGFMAVAPALYARVGDVKDLKDPREINRQIYSRIPDTQSMSDLDAAVAWAAKNSGNTKKLSITGFCWGGRITWLYAAHNSKVKAGGAWYGRVVPTANSPINTLQPTTPIDHAAEIKGAVLGLYGGLDKGIPVEGVERMREALKKAKGESEIIIYPKADHGFHADYRPSFNKEASEAAWAKLVAWFKKHGAA; this is translated from the coding sequence ATGCACATTGACATTGTGAATTCGAACCCGGACGCGCCTGCTCTGGATCGACGCGAGTTCTTCGTAACGTCCATCCTCGGTGCGGGCCTGTATGCCGCCGCCGTGTCGCCGATACAGGCCCAGACGCGGATCACGACCGACGACAAAGGACTGATCGTCGGCGAGGTGAAGATCCCCGTCGCTGACGGTGAGATACCGGCGTATCGAGCGATGCCGGATAAGAAGGGCAAGAAATTCCCGGTTGTGCTCGTGATTCATGAGATATTCGGCGTTCACGAGTGGATACAAGACATCTGCCGACGGTTCGCAAAGCTGGGTTTTATGGCAGTCGCGCCGGCCCTTTATGCCCGCGTCGGCGACGTCAAGGATCTTAAAGACCCGCGCGAGATCAACCGGCAGATTTACAGCCGAATTCCCGATACGCAGTCGATGTCTGACCTCGACGCGGCGGTCGCGTGGGCTGCCAAGAACAGCGGCAACACCAAAAAGCTCTCGATCACCGGCTTTTGCTGGGGTGGCCGAATTACTTGGCTTTACGCCGCTCATAACTCGAAAGTGAAAGCCGGCGGTGCCTGGTATGGCCGTGTCGTTCCGACGGCGAATTCACCCATCAACACGCTGCAGCCGACGACGCCCATCGACCACGCCGCCGAGATCAAGGGTGCGGTTCTCGGCCTTTACGGCGGGTTGGACAAGGGCATTCCGGTCGAAGGCGTCGAGCGGATGCGCGAGGCGCTCAAGAAAGCCAAGGGCGAGTCCGAGATCATCATCTACCCCAAGGCCGATCACGGCTTTCACGCCGATTACCGGCCAAGCTTCAACAAAGAAGCCAGCGAAGCGGCTTGGGCGAAGCTGGTCGCCTGGTTCAAGAAACATGGAGCAGCTTAA
- a CDS encoding Smr/MutS family protein, which translates to MTSPDDAENPFPEPVEIEITDSLDLHSFAPRDIRAVVEAYMAEAHKKGFPIVRIIHGKGVGVQREIVRKTLSEMDFVESFKNAPEFSGSWGATVVKLDL; encoded by the coding sequence ATGACCTCGCCCGACGACGCAGAAAATCCATTCCCGGAACCTGTCGAGATCGAGATCACGGATTCGCTCGACCTGCATTCGTTTGCCCCGCGAGATATCCGTGCGGTCGTTGAAGCATACATGGCCGAGGCTCACAAGAAAGGGTTTCCGATCGTGAGGATCATCCACGGTAAGGGCGTCGGCGTTCAGCGTGAGATCGTGAGAAAAACGCTGTCTGAGATGGATTTTGTCGAGTCGTTCAAAAATGCGCCTGAGTTCTCAGGCAGTTGGGGAGCGACCGTCGTAAAGCTCGACCTCTAA
- the purH gene encoding bifunctional phosphoribosylaminoimidazolecarboxamide formyltransferase/IMP cyclohydrolase: MIKVRRALLSVSDKTGLVELARVLDGFGVEIISTGGTAKALRDAGLTVRDVSGVTGFPEMMDGRVKTLHPKIHGAFLALRDNEEHIASMDEHGIEPIDLVVVNLYPFEQTIAKDGVTLAEAVENIDIGGPAMIRSAAKNWRDVAIVTDPAQYGDVQSEMTANAGSLSLKMRSRLAAAAYTRTAQYDTAISNYLSNPSDNAEPGAIATGFFPDQATLRFAKVSDLRYGENPHQRAARYTADGGGIANAEQLHGKEMSFNNYVDADAAWALVNDLDDTAVAIIKHTNPSGVGVGETNLEAYKRALATDPVSAFGGIVAFNRKVDAEAAAVVIEVFSEVIIAPDYDDDALEVFKTKKNLRVLRVSSPPVSKGSTHVEYKQIAGGFLVQDGDDHTLKMSDLNIVTERRPSDDEVKAMLFASTVCKHVKSNAIVLAGPDQTFGVGAGQMNRVDSVRIAAMRAERFGFDLTGSALASDAFFPFRDSVDEAARLGVTAIIQPGGSVKDDESIAAANEHGIAMAFTGIRHFKH; the protein is encoded by the coding sequence TTGATTAAGGTGAGACGTGCTCTATTGAGCGTTTCCGATAAAACAGGTCTTGTCGAATTGGCTCGGGTGCTCGACGGTTTTGGCGTCGAGATCATATCGACCGGCGGCACGGCAAAGGCATTGCGCGATGCCGGGTTGACGGTTCGCGACGTGTCCGGGGTGACCGGTTTTCCAGAGATGATGGACGGCCGCGTCAAGACGCTGCATCCTAAGATCCACGGGGCATTTCTCGCCCTGCGCGACAATGAAGAGCACATTGCCTCGATGGACGAGCACGGTATCGAGCCGATCGATCTGGTCGTGGTCAACCTCTATCCATTCGAACAAACCATCGCCAAAGACGGCGTCACCCTCGCCGAAGCTGTCGAAAACATCGACATCGGTGGCCCCGCGATGATCCGCTCAGCGGCTAAGAACTGGCGCGATGTTGCAATTGTAACCGATCCCGCTCAATACGGCGACGTTCAGTCTGAAATGACTGCCAACGCAGGCTCGCTGTCGCTTAAGATGCGTTCCCGATTGGCCGCCGCCGCGTACACGAGAACCGCTCAGTACGATACGGCGATCTCGAACTACCTCTCGAATCCGAGCGACAATGCAGAACCGGGAGCGATAGCGACCGGATTCTTTCCAGATCAGGCTACTCTCAGGTTTGCCAAGGTCTCAGACCTCCGCTACGGGGAAAACCCGCATCAGCGAGCGGCTCGCTACACGGCCGACGGCGGTGGTATCGCCAACGCCGAGCAGCTTCACGGCAAAGAGATGTCGTTCAACAATTACGTCGATGCCGACGCGGCCTGGGCGTTGGTGAACGATCTTGACGACACAGCCGTCGCGATCATCAAGCACACAAATCCATCCGGCGTCGGCGTGGGCGAAACAAACCTCGAAGCCTACAAACGTGCCCTCGCAACCGATCCCGTATCGGCATTTGGCGGCATCGTCGCATTTAACCGTAAGGTCGATGCCGAAGCCGCCGCGGTCGTTATAGAAGTTTTCTCCGAGGTCATCATCGCTCCCGATTACGACGACGATGCCCTCGAAGTATTCAAGACCAAGAAGAACCTGCGTGTCCTCCGTGTCAGTAGCCCGCCTGTAAGTAAGGGCTCAACGCACGTCGAGTACAAGCAGATCGCAGGCGGCTTCCTGGTTCAGGACGGTGACGACCATACTCTCAAGATGTCCGATCTCAATATCGTCACCGAACGCCGTCCGTCCGACGACGAAGTGAAAGCCATGCTCTTCGCTTCGACTGTTTGTAAGCACGTCAAATCAAACGCCATTGTCCTCGCCGGCCCTGACCAAACCTTCGGCGTCGGTGCCGGCCAGATGAATCGTGTCGATTCGGTGCGGATCGCGGCGATGCGTGCGGAACGGTTCGGTTTCGACCTGACGGGTTCGGCCCTGGCATCGGATGCGTTCTTCCCTTTCCGCGACAGCGTCGATGAGGCCGCACGCCTCGGCGTGACAGCGATCATACAACCGGGCGGCTCGGTCAAAGACGACGAATCCATCGCCGCCGCCAACGAACACGGCATCGCAATGGCGTTCACTGGGATTCGCCATTTCAAACATTAA
- a CDS encoding tetratricopeptide repeat protein, with the protein MKKTLTALSGGIFSAPPTPAIMGFDKAKAMRSAEKYVAQGKIRQAIAEYRAVVDNDPRDIATLNMLGDLYVKAAEKRDAVNCYMQVADHYNKQGFAQKAIAVYNKISRIQPDSIDVSAKLAELHKVKGSLAEARSHYTTLAEHYQKQGRRLEALAMYKQIALLDPNNTDVCINLADSYLREGQKDDAVEAFAEAGARFGRLGRHEEAIRALMKGYDIHQTDLRILNGLVKAQSALGRAGKAVSLLEEILENEPYNREVLFLLIECCIDSQNAAGAEKAVVRLVETEPANYPKFLDLIRIYLNVNDAASAARILTMSAEYLLAGGQSEECGQWINEILERDPNQLAGLRLLYRYNSWLNDENGIRLALERLYAAASIQGSVEDERTALKQLVIQRPHETRYRDRLAEIRDEFGADNDEEMSPIATEEAHATDYDLPQMTAVERNGEVIDAHVVETVHQALVADREEASGLSHADEQKIQTELESIEFYIDNDYNDLAEKALAELAKQFGDREEFARLRSMIGAAPPAEPVTEIVVEECVAANAIGIDEIRSEFGLDENPTGDHSDYDTHYHMAVAYQEMGLMEDAIREYQDAANMVTPNDGTRRYFQCANLLGHCFLENGMAHHAVTWFARALGTTELSQEEYHGLWYELASAHEANGDADEAATLFEKIYAENVDFRDVATRVRELVPAR; encoded by the coding sequence ATGAAAAAGACCCTCACGGCTTTGTCAGGCGGAATTTTTTCCGCACCTCCAACACCAGCGATAATGGGCTTCGATAAAGCAAAGGCGATGCGCAGTGCTGAAAAGTATGTTGCGCAGGGCAAGATACGTCAGGCGATAGCCGAATACCGGGCCGTCGTTGACAATGACCCGCGCGATATCGCGACGCTCAACATGCTCGGCGATCTCTATGTAAAGGCTGCCGAGAAACGCGATGCGGTCAACTGCTACATGCAGGTCGCGGACCATTACAACAAGCAGGGCTTTGCGCAGAAAGCCATCGCCGTTTATAACAAGATCTCACGCATCCAGCCCGATTCCATCGACGTCTCAGCGAAGCTCGCCGAACTGCATAAGGTCAAGGGATCACTTGCCGAGGCGCGTTCGCATTACACGACCCTTGCCGAACATTACCAAAAGCAGGGCCGTCGGCTCGAAGCGTTGGCGATGTATAAGCAGATCGCGCTGCTCGACCCTAACAACACCGACGTCTGCATCAATCTGGCAGACTCATACCTTCGCGAGGGCCAAAAAGATGACGCCGTCGAGGCGTTTGCCGAGGCCGGTGCCCGCTTTGGCCGGCTTGGCCGTCACGAAGAGGCCATCCGAGCCCTGATGAAGGGCTACGACATCCATCAGACAGACCTGCGCATTCTCAACGGCCTCGTCAAGGCCCAGTCCGCTCTCGGCCGCGCGGGGAAGGCCGTTTCCCTGCTCGAAGAGATCCTTGAGAATGAGCCCTACAACCGCGAGGTACTGTTCCTGCTGATCGAATGCTGTATCGATTCGCAGAACGCCGCGGGTGCTGAAAAAGCAGTCGTAAGGCTTGTCGAGACCGAGCCGGCCAACTACCCGAAATTCCTCGACCTCATCCGCATCTACCTCAACGTCAACGACGCGGCTTCGGCCGCACGTATCCTGACAATGTCGGCGGAATACCTGCTCGCGGGCGGCCAGTCGGAAGAATGCGGCCAGTGGATCAATGAGATACTCGAACGCGACCCGAACCAACTCGCCGGCCTGCGGCTGCTCTATCGCTATAACTCGTGGCTTAACGACGAGAACGGCATCCGGCTCGCCCTGGAAAGACTCTACGCAGCGGCCTCGATACAAGGCTCCGTCGAAGACGAGCGAACGGCACTAAAGCAGCTCGTCATCCAGCGCCCACACGAGACGCGCTACCGCGACCGGCTCGCCGAGATCCGTGACGAGTTCGGCGCAGACAACGACGAGGAAATGTCGCCGATCGCAACGGAGGAGGCTCACGCGACCGACTACGATCTTCCACAGATGACGGCCGTCGAGCGGAACGGTGAGGTCATCGATGCGCACGTCGTCGAAACAGTTCACCAGGCTTTGGTTGCGGACAGAGAGGAGGCTTCCGGGCTCTCGCACGCCGACGAGCAGAAGATTCAAACAGAGCTCGAGAGCATCGAGTTCTATATCGACAACGATTACAATGACCTCGCAGAAAAGGCGCTTGCTGAGCTTGCCAAGCAATTCGGCGACCGCGAAGAATTTGCCCGCCTCCGCTCTATGATCGGTGCCGCCCCCCCGGCCGAACCCGTCACCGAGATCGTCGTAGAGGAATGTGTCGCAGCCAACGCGATCGGCATTGATGAGATCAGGTCTGAGTTTGGCCTTGACGAGAACCCAACCGGCGACCACAGCGACTACGACACGCACTATCACATGGCCGTCGCATATCAGGAAATGGGCCTGATGGAGGACGCCATTCGCGAATATCAGGACGCCGCCAATATGGTCACGCCAAACGACGGCACGCGGCGATACTTCCAGTGTGCCAATCTCCTCGGCCACTGCTTCCTCGAGAACGGCATGGCCCACCACGCGGTTACGTGGTTTGCCCGGGCCTTGGGTACGACCGAATTATCACAAGAGGAATATCACGGCCTCTGGTACGAACTCGCCTCAGCTCACGAGGCTAATGGGGATGCCGACGAAGCTGCCACTTTGTTTGAGAAGATCTACGCCGAAAATGTCGACTTCCGCGACGTCGCAACCCGCGTCCGCGAACTCGTCCCAGCACGCTGA
- a CDS encoding NDP-sugar synthase, protein MQALILAGGKGTRLRPLTVYTPKPIVPVVNRPFLLYQIDVLKKAGITDITLSLSYQPDKIQQILGDGAEFDVSLTYITEPSPMGTGGAYKFAEDALRETTVVFNGDILTTVDLTKILELHKEKGAEATITLMPVEDPSRYGLVETDADGHVLRFIEKPQPDELADRTVNNINAGIYVLEPSILDIIAKDANKSFEYDVFPDILKRKKPFFAFTINGDYWLDIGTPATYLKVHHDFLSGVVSGFDLDGRDLAGVATHAEVDKNSVIGEDCTIKPGAQVINSVIGPGVLLEEKAVVENSVIWAHTRVAAAAEIHNAVIGRSCHIGRNASVGPGSVLGDKTALTDYTKV, encoded by the coding sequence ATGCAGGCACTGATTCTTGCAGGTGGTAAGGGGACGCGGCTGAGGCCGTTGACGGTTTATACGCCAAAACCGATCGTCCCCGTCGTTAATCGGCCTTTTTTGTTGTATCAGATCGACGTCCTCAAAAAGGCTGGGATCACTGACATTACGCTTTCGCTCAGCTATCAGCCCGACAAGATACAACAGATCCTTGGCGACGGGGCGGAATTTGACGTCAGCCTGACATACATCACCGAGCCGAGCCCGATGGGCACGGGCGGCGCATACAAATTTGCCGAGGACGCGCTGCGCGAGACGACGGTGGTCTTTAACGGCGATATCCTGACGACGGTCGATCTAACGAAGATACTGGAACTGCATAAAGAGAAGGGAGCCGAGGCGACGATCACGCTGATGCCGGTTGAGGACCCTTCGCGGTACGGGCTTGTCGAGACTGACGCCGACGGGCATGTGCTGCGGTTTATCGAAAAGCCGCAACCCGACGAGCTTGCGGATAGAACGGTAAACAACATAAATGCAGGTATTTACGTTCTCGAACCGTCGATACTCGACATTATCGCAAAGGATGCAAACAAGTCATTCGAGTACGATGTTTTCCCGGACATTTTGAAGCGCAAAAAGCCATTCTTTGCGTTTACGATAAATGGCGATTACTGGCTGGATATTGGCACACCGGCGACGTATCTAAAGGTGCATCACGATTTTCTGAGTGGCGTTGTCAGTGGATTTGATCTCGATGGACGCGATCTGGCAGGCGTCGCAACGCATGCCGAGGTGGACAAGAATTCGGTCATTGGTGAGGATTGCACGATCAAGCCGGGTGCACAAGTTATTAATTCAGTCATCGGCCCCGGCGTACTGCTCGAGGAAAAGGCGGTCGTCGAGAACTCCGTCATCTGGGCCCACACGCGTGTTGCCGCCGCCGCCGAGATCCACAACGCGGTCATCGGCCGCAGTTGCCACATTGGCCGCAACGCATCGGTAGGGCCGGGCTCAGTACTGGGCGACAAGACGGCTCTGACGGATTATACAAAGGTTTGA
- the mutM gene encoding bifunctional DNA-formamidopyrimidine glycosylase/DNA-(apurinic or apyrimidinic site) lyase, with the protein MPELPEVELIARSLDHLIRGRKILTAQLLRARLAPDTTPRKFASALADVRVNFVGRRGKHILIDLDNAKTLIVHLRMSGRFSLLPVEEAEPKFTHALFHLDADEKLVFDDQRHFGLMKIVPTAKLDEAKELSKLAPEPFGEDFTPAYLHSTLKASKRSLKEFLLDQTKVTGLGNIYASEAMFHARLHPAMRANKVSRPRAAVLFESIRAVLQTAIGGAEMLEVDPRDLEGNYFSRSNDPEWYVYDREGKACMACKTPISRLKQGGRSTYYCRNCQKR; encoded by the coding sequence ATGCCCGAGTTGCCAGAAGTTGAACTAATTGCCCGATCCCTGGATCACTTGATTCGCGGCCGCAAGATATTGACCGCACAGCTTTTACGGGCACGCTTGGCGCCGGATACGACGCCGCGAAAGTTTGCCTCTGCTTTGGCTGATGTGCGTGTTAACTTTGTCGGCCGCCGCGGCAAGCACATTCTGATCGACCTCGACAATGCAAAGACGCTGATCGTGCATTTGCGGATGAGCGGGCGATTCTCGCTGCTGCCGGTGGAGGAAGCGGAGCCGAAATTTACTCATGCGCTGTTTCATCTTGACGCCGATGAGAAGCTCGTTTTCGACGACCAGCGGCATTTCGGCCTGATGAAGATCGTTCCCACCGCAAAGCTGGACGAAGCAAAAGAGCTGTCAAAACTCGCACCCGAGCCGTTCGGTGAAGATTTCACCCCGGCCTATCTGCATTCAACGCTAAAGGCGTCGAAACGCAGCCTCAAAGAATTCCTTCTCGACCAGACAAAGGTCACGGGCCTCGGCAACATCTATGCTTCGGAGGCGATGTTTCACGCCCGGCTGCATCCGGCGATGAGAGCTAACAAGGTGTCGCGTCCGCGGGCGGCGGTGCTATTCGAGAGCATCAGGGCCGTTCTGCAAACCGCGATCGGTGGTGCGGAAATGCTCGAGGTCGATCCGCGAGATCTCGAGGGCAATTACTTCAGCCGGAGCAATGATCCGGAATGGTACGTCTATGACAGAGAAGGCAAAGCGTGCATGGCTTGCAAAACGCCGATAAGTCGGTTAAAACAAGGTGGACGCTCGACATATTACTGCCGCAATTGCCAGAAGCGATAG
- a CDS encoding bifunctional homocysteine S-methyltransferase/methylenetetrahydrofolate reductase — MKNFRELIDADHVYVFDGAMGTRLYAKGVYINRSYDELNIAAPDLVREVHDEYVAAGANIIETNTFGATRHKLQSYGLESRLRDINVAAARIAREAAGETVFVAGAVGPLGLRIEPFGPTSFDEAKEMYKEQIEALLEGGVDLFVLETFSELPVIEQAIRAVRELCELPIVAQMTIQADLKTTFGTSPATFTKALDKLGADIIGLNCGMGPTHVLHALEEMRGVTDKPLSAQPNAGLPRDVQGRQFYMGSPEYMAEFSRRFVQAGARFVGGCCGTTPTHIKHISQGIRSNSPRQAISEARAESIHIEELTPENVTVVPAEERSNWAAKVARGEFVTSVEVLPPKGCDAQKTLDSIRLLKDAGVDGVNIPDGPRAQTRMSAQATAVLVEREIGIEAVLHYCCRDRNLLGMMSDLLGAAALGLHNLLLITGDPPKMGPYPDATAVFDIDAIGLTNMVNKLNHGMDLGNNPIGKPTAFSIGVGVNPGAVNMDEELRRFEWKVEAGAEYAITQPVFDTDQLKRFLDMIEHVRIPIIAGIWPLISYRNAEFMHNEVPGVNVTPEILERMRVASDKDKETARDEGITIARESLSEVKDLIQGVQVSAPFGNVGYALQVFEVLDNFKAAVE; from the coding sequence ATGAAGAACTTCAGAGAACTCATCGATGCCGACCATGTTTATGTCTTTGACGGGGCGATGGGGACGCGGCTGTATGCAAAGGGCGTCTATATCAATCGGTCGTATGACGAACTGAATATCGCTGCGCCTGATCTTGTGCGTGAGGTTCACGACGAGTACGTTGCAGCGGGGGCGAACATCATTGAGACAAATACGTTTGGGGCCACGCGCCACAAATTACAATCCTATGGACTGGAATCGCGTTTGCGCGATATCAACGTCGCTGCTGCCCGGATCGCGCGTGAGGCGGCGGGCGAAACGGTTTTTGTCGCGGGCGCGGTCGGGCCGCTTGGACTGCGTATTGAGCCTTTTGGGCCGACGTCGTTTGATGAGGCAAAAGAGATGTATAAGGAGCAGATCGAGGCGTTGCTTGAGGGCGGCGTCGATCTGTTCGTGCTAGAGACATTCTCCGAGCTTCCGGTGATCGAACAGGCGATCAGGGCCGTGCGGGAGCTTTGCGAACTGCCGATCGTCGCTCAGATGACAATTCAGGCTGATTTGAAGACGACGTTCGGGACGTCGCCGGCGACGTTTACAAAGGCTCTCGACAAGCTTGGCGCAGACATCATCGGCCTCAACTGCGGAATGGGCCCCACGCACGTGCTGCATGCTCTCGAGGAGATGCGAGGCGTGACCGACAAGCCCCTGTCGGCTCAGCCTAACGCCGGCCTGCCGCGTGATGTGCAGGGACGGCAATTCTATATGGGCTCGCCTGAGTATATGGCGGAGTTCTCGCGGCGGTTCGTGCAAGCCGGGGCGAGATTCGTCGGCGGCTGCTGCGGCACGACGCCGACACACATCAAGCACATCTCGCAAGGCATCCGCTCAAACAGCCCGCGTCAGGCGATCAGTGAAGCGCGAGCAGAGAGCATTCACATCGAGGAACTTACGCCGGAGAACGTGACGGTCGTTCCGGCCGAGGAACGTTCAAATTGGGCGGCAAAGGTCGCGCGTGGGGAATTTGTCACGTCGGTCGAGGTGCTGCCGCCAAAGGGCTGCGATGCACAGAAAACGCTTGATTCGATCCGATTGCTAAAGGACGCCGGAGTTGACGGCGTGAATATTCCTGACGGCCCGCGGGCACAGACACGAATGTCGGCCCAGGCGACGGCCGTGCTCGTCGAACGCGAGATCGGCATCGAGGCCGTGCTGCATTATTGCTGCCGCGACCGGAATCTGCTCGGTATGATGAGCGACCTGCTCGGGGCGGCGGCGTTGGGGCTGCACAATCTGCTGCTCATCACCGGCGATCCGCCAAAGATGGGGCCTTACCCCGACGCTACCGCCGTATTCGACATCGACGCCATCGGCCTGACAAACATGGTCAACAAGCTGAATCACGGCATGGACCTCGGTAACAATCCGATCGGCAAACCGACGGCCTTCTCGATCGGCGTCGGCGTAAATCCCGGCGCGGTGAATATGGACGAGGAACTCCGTCGTTTTGAATGGAAGGTCGAGGCCGGGGCCGAATACGCCATCACGCAGCCTGTCTTTGATACCGATCAGCTCAAACGGTTTCTCGATATGATCGAGCATGTGCGAATACCTATAATCGCCGGCATCTGGCCGCTAATTAGTTACCGAAATGCCGAGTTTATGCACAACGAAGTCCCGGGCGTAAACGTCACGCCTGAGATACTCGAACGCATGCGTGTCGCCTCGGACAAGGACAAAGAGACCGCTCGCGATGAGGGCATCACGATCGCCCGCGAATCACTGAGCGAGGTCAAGGATCTGATCCAGGGCGTGCAGGTATCGGCCCCGTTCGGGAATGTCGGCTATGCGCTGCAGGTGTTTGAGGTGTTGGATAACTTCAAGGCTGCCGTTGAATAG